The Episyrphus balteatus chromosome 4, idEpiBalt1.1, whole genome shotgun sequence genome includes a window with the following:
- the LOC129919694 gene encoding uncharacterized protein LOC129919694 — translation MQFKLMHSRALLCLIVIACICALVSCRPSASEEVESGEYSGHLSAETIQKIQKCDMNMEFMELCMRCAKITKSQIVYPLCCDDEDNVQDWCKRYLFFAQHEDS, via the exons atgcagtttaaa ttGATGCATTCTCGAGCCCTCCTCTGCCTTATAGTAATTGCTTGCATTTGTGCATTGGTATCTTGCCGACCATCAGCGTCCGAAGAAGTAGAATCCGGTGAATACAGTGGCCACCTTAGTGCTgagacaatacaaaaaattcaaaaatgcgaCATGAATATGGAATTTATGGAACTTTGCATGCGTTGTGCCAAGATAACAAAATCCCAAATTGTCTATCCATTGTGCTGTGACGATGAGGATAATGTACAAGATTGGTGCAAAAGATACCTTTTCTTTGCACAACATGAAGATTCTTAG